One part of the Treponema peruense genome encodes these proteins:
- a CDS encoding class I SAM-dependent methyltransferase translates to MTEIERYYNKFNEDHRLTTRHGTVEFTTTMKFIHDYIPAGKKLHILDAGAGTGRYSVALSEEGHSVTAVELVQHNIDVLESKHANVNIWPGNAMDMHFLEDGKFDITLVFGPMYHLHTTEDRLRVFSEARRVTKKGGIIFVAYVMNEYSVIEYCFKKNHVLECLENGTLTEDFHTVSSPQDLYSYLRITDIDELNRAAGLKRISVFAADGPSDYMRRELNAMDEKTFEAFMKFHLATCERPDLLGASSHTVDILRNI, encoded by the coding sequence ATGACAGAAATCGAACGCTATTACAACAAATTCAATGAAGACCACAGGCTTACTACACGCCACGGAACGGTTGAATTCACCACGACAATGAAGTTTATACACGACTATATTCCGGCGGGGAAAAAGCTGCACATTCTTGATGCTGGTGCCGGTACAGGACGTTATTCTGTCGCTCTTTCAGAAGAAGGGCATTCGGTTACTGCAGTTGAACTTGTACAGCACAATATTGATGTTCTTGAGTCAAAGCATGCAAACGTAAATATCTGGCCGGGAAACGCAATGGATATGCATTTTCTTGAAGACGGCAAATTTGACATTACGCTGGTGTTCGGGCCAATGTACCATCTGCACACAACGGAAGATAGGCTGCGGGTATTTTCTGAAGCGCGGCGTGTTACAAAAAAAGGCGGAATAATTTTTGTTGCTTACGTCATGAACGAGTACAGTGTAATAGAATACTGCTTTAAGAAAAACCATGTTCTGGAATGCCTTGAAAACGGAACCCTGACAGAAGATTTTCATACTGTTTCTTCGCCACAGGATTTGTACAGTTATCTGCGCATTACTGACATTGATGAACTTAACCGCGCAGCCGGGTTAAAACGCATTTCTGTCTTTGCAGCCGACGGTCCGTCTGACTACATGAGGCGCGAACTCAATGCCATGGATGAAAAAACATTTGAAGCCTTTATGAAATTTCATCTGGCAACTTGCGAACGGCCCGACCTTCTGGGGGCAAGTTCCCATACAGTTGACATTCTGCGCAATATTTAA
- a CDS encoding proline--tRNA ligase: protein MKTSQIPFRTLREAPAEAIISSHQLMMRADLIRKLGNGLYTYMPLGLRAYRKLENIIRQELDASGAMEFKPTVVVPGDIWKESGRWDTMGAQMLKAQNRQQQDMVVSPTAEEAYTAIMKQGLTSYKQLPINCYQINTKYRDEIRPRYGVMRGREFNMMDGYSLNANDESLDETYQAYAKAYLRIFKRLGLKVIPVKADTGAMGGSGSEEFMVESPVGDDTLILCECGYAANVEKASCAKDIPLDKNGNPLAATDKPFEEIKTPGVGTIADLEKFLDCSQHSLLKTLIYKATNVSLDLSGIECCKNIKTFTEGNMTFYPEVFVAVCIRGDLDVNEAKLAGLLKASEVTLATAEEDMRITGAPVGYAGPVGLNNVPVIADNSVLNMHDFLVGANKADTHLVHVEYGRDFKVWQTADVRTAKAGDKCPVCGKPFYTSRGNELGHIFKLGKKYTQSMGVTYLDVNGKSSVPTMGCYGIGVDRVLASIIESFHDEHGIIWPMSVAPYQVAIVPIKYKDSMKEAADRLYDELSKLGIEVLLDDRDERPGVKFNDMDLMGYPVRVTIGDKNLPNVEVKLRNQSDAQLVPLEEAAAKIAQTVKAALDELNA, encoded by the coding sequence ATGAAAACTTCACAAATTCCATTCAGAACACTGCGGGAAGCGCCTGCAGAAGCGATAATCTCAAGCCACCAGCTCATGATGCGCGCCGACCTTATCAGAAAACTCGGCAACGGCCTTTATACATATATGCCGCTCGGACTCCGCGCCTACAGAAAACTTGAAAACATCATCAGACAGGAACTTGACGCTTCAGGCGCCATGGAATTCAAACCTACCGTTGTTGTTCCGGGAGATATCTGGAAAGAAAGCGGAAGATGGGACACAATGGGTGCGCAGATGCTCAAGGCCCAAAACCGCCAGCAGCAGGACATGGTTGTAAGTCCTACAGCCGAAGAAGCTTACACTGCAATAATGAAACAGGGACTCACCAGTTACAAGCAGCTTCCTATCAACTGTTATCAGATAAACACAAAATACCGTGACGAAATCCGCCCAAGATACGGTGTAATGCGCGGCCGTGAATTCAACATGATGGACGGCTATTCCCTTAACGCAAATGACGAATCGCTTGACGAAACATACCAGGCTTATGCAAAGGCTTATCTCAGGATTTTCAAGCGACTTGGCCTTAAGGTAATTCCGGTAAAGGCAGATACAGGTGCAATGGGTGGCAGCGGTTCAGAAGAATTTATGGTAGAAAGCCCTGTCGGCGATGACACGCTCATTTTGTGTGAATGCGGATATGCAGCCAACGTAGAAAAAGCTTCATGCGCAAAAGACATTCCGCTCGACAAAAACGGTAATCCTCTGGCCGCAACAGACAAGCCCTTCGAAGAAATAAAAACCCCAGGAGTCGGAACAATCGCTGACCTCGAAAAATTCCTTGACTGCAGCCAGCACTCACTTCTCAAAACACTTATCTACAAGGCTACAAATGTTTCTCTTGACTTAAGCGGAATAGAATGCTGCAAAAACATCAAGACCTTTACCGAAGGAAACATGACGTTCTACCCCGAAGTATTTGTTGCAGTGTGCATACGAGGGGATCTTGACGTTAACGAAGCAAAACTTGCAGGTCTTCTCAAGGCAAGCGAAGTAACACTCGCCACTGCAGAAGAAGACATGCGCATAACAGGAGCACCGGTAGGATACGCAGGACCTGTAGGATTAAACAATGTTCCTGTTATTGCAGACAATTCTGTTCTTAATATGCACGACTTTCTGGTCGGGGCAAACAAGGCAGACACACATCTTGTTCATGTTGAATACGGCCGCGACTTCAAGGTATGGCAGACAGCAGATGTTCGCACGGCAAAAGCAGGCGACAAATGCCCTGTTTGCGGTAAGCCTTTCTACACAAGCCGCGGTAACGAACTGGGACACATATTCAAGCTTGGAAAAAAATATACGCAAAGCATGGGCGTAACTTACCTTGACGTCAACGGAAAATCATCTGTTCCCACAATGGGATGCTACGGAATAGGTGTTGACCGCGTTCTTGCTTCCATTATTGAGTCTTTCCACGATGAACACGGAATTATCTGGCCAATGTCAGTTGCCCCGTACCAGGTTGCAATTGTTCCTATTAAATACAAGGATTCCATGAAAGAAGCTGCTGACAGGCTTTATGATGAACTTTCAAAACTCGGAATAGAAGTTCTGCTTGACGACCGCGATGAACGTCCAGGCGTTAAGTTCAATGACATGGATCTTATGGGATATCCTGTACGCGTAACAATCGGCGACAAAAATCTTCCAAACGTAGAAGTCAAACTCAGAAACCAGAGCGATGCACAGCTTGTTCCGCTTGAAGAAGCTGCGGCAAAAATTGCACAGACAGTAAAGGCTGCACTGGACGAGCTTAACGCATAA
- a CDS encoding GerMN domain-containing protein: protein MADNKNKKNSGFGFAIWFVLLLIIGVLFLINQKTIVSNLKTTRFFERTIGKTPEFIEKAPVVEQKEEGKNDVAPIISTEIDLNAETEISSFNSSADKTEQAEQLSNTQSAATGTQSAPQQENVSPVTAVSDAGRELQQQAEEAAAVKKETATKPKPAENKPAVTETKKTPATAASATMNIKLYFMIITSNGTVNRREVVRTMKKSDSPLMDAVNALIEGPNSTEADSGCRTLLSDGTRLLGASVRNGVATLNFSSEFEFNRYGIEGLRGQLQQIVYTATAFQTVESVQFLIDGEKKEYLGSEGVWIGTPLRRSSF from the coding sequence ATGGCAGACAACAAAAACAAAAAGAATTCCGGCTTTGGATTTGCAATATGGTTTGTACTTCTTTTGATTATCGGTGTACTTTTTTTAATAAACCAGAAAACGATTGTTTCCAACTTAAAGACTACCCGTTTTTTTGAACGCACAATAGGAAAAACCCCCGAGTTTATAGAAAAGGCTCCTGTTGTTGAACAAAAAGAAGAAGGCAAAAATGATGTTGCGCCCATTATTTCTACAGAAATAGATCTTAATGCAGAAACTGAAATTTCGTCTTTTAATTCTTCTGCAGATAAAACAGAACAGGCTGAACAGCTCTCCAATACGCAATCTGCAGCCACAGGTACACAATCTGCCCCGCAGCAGGAAAATGTGTCTCCCGTAACAGCAGTAAGCGATGCCGGTCGTGAACTTCAGCAGCAGGCAGAAGAAGCCGCGGCTGTAAAAAAAGAAACTGCCACCAAACCAAAACCTGCAGAAAACAAACCTGCTGTTACCGAAACAAAAAAGACTCCGGCAACTGCAGCTTCTGCTACAATGAACATCAAGCTTTACTTTATGATTATTACCAGCAACGGAACAGTCAACCGCCGCGAAGTTGTACGTACCATGAAAAAGTCGGACAGTCCTCTTATGGACGCTGTAAATGCTTTGATAGAAGGACCGAATTCTACAGAAGCAGATTCTGGCTGCCGTACGCTTTTGTCAGATGGAACACGTCTTTTGGGCGCGTCTGTCAGAAACGGCGTGGCAACACTTAACTTCAGCAGTGAATTTGAATTCAACCGTTACGGAATAGAAGGTCTGCGCGGACAGCTTCAGCAGATTGTGTATACGGCAACAGCGTTCCAGACAGTAGAAAGCGTTCAGTTCCTTATTGATGGTGAAAAAAAGGAATATTTGGGAAGTGAAGGCGTCTGGATTGGAACACCGCTACGCCGTTCAAGTTTTTAA
- a CDS encoding MalY/PatB family protein, with product MSYDFVFVDRKNTDCLKFDFAKERGYKEDCLSYWVADMDFKTAPEILSAIHNRVEHGIFGYTGYKDHYFEAVAQWIKNNHSYDVKREWLVETPGVVFALATAVKAFTEPGDSVLIQPPVYYPFKNVILKNERKVVTSPLVWKKDKNGFGRFEIDFDGFENKIKENKVRLFILCNPHNPGGRSWTKDELKKIADICLKHNVIVVSDEIHSDFVWKPNAHTVFASVCEQAQKITVTCTSPSKSFNLAGLQVSNIFIADENLRKRFMSERDKTGYDEPNTLGLVAAEAAYRSGKNWFDGASEFISSNLDFAVEYLNKNSNGKLKCKKPEATYLLWIDCSALCYDDAELNRRIKKDANLWLDPGNIFGAEGKMFQRINVATSREYLQRGLERFVEIL from the coding sequence ATGAGTTATGATTTTGTATTTGTTGACAGAAAAAATACTGACTGTCTTAAGTTTGATTTTGCAAAAGAGCGAGGTTACAAAGAAGACTGTCTTTCCTACTGGGTTGCCGATATGGACTTTAAAACTGCACCCGAGATTTTGTCTGCAATTCATAATCGTGTTGAACACGGAATTTTCGGCTACACAGGTTATAAAGATCATTACTTTGAAGCCGTTGCACAGTGGATAAAAAATAATCATAGTTATGATGTAAAAAGAGAATGGCTTGTCGAAACTCCGGGCGTGGTTTTTGCACTTGCAACTGCAGTCAAAGCATTTACAGAACCAGGAGATTCAGTATTAATACAGCCGCCTGTTTATTATCCTTTTAAAAACGTAATTCTAAAAAACGAAAGAAAAGTCGTAACGTCACCTCTTGTGTGGAAAAAAGACAAAAATGGTTTTGGCAGGTTCGAGATAGATTTTGACGGCTTTGAAAATAAAATCAAAGAAAATAAAGTGCGCCTTTTCATTTTATGCAATCCGCATAATCCCGGCGGAAGAAGCTGGACAAAAGATGAACTAAAAAAAATTGCAGACATCTGCCTTAAGCACAATGTAATTGTTGTAAGCGATGAAATCCATTCAGACTTTGTATGGAAGCCCAATGCCCATACTGTATTTGCATCTGTTTGTGAACAGGCTCAAAAAATAACCGTAACCTGCACAAGTCCGAGCAAAAGTTTTAATCTTGCCGGACTTCAGGTTTCAAATATTTTTATTGCAGATGAAAACCTTAGAAAACGGTTTATGAGTGAACGTGACAAAACCGGTTATGATGAACCAAATACGCTCGGACTTGTTGCAGCAGAAGCTGCTTACCGCAGCGGCAAAAACTGGTTTGATGGAGCATCAGAATTTATCAGCAGCAATCTTGATTTTGCAGTTGAATACTTAAATAAAAACTCAAATGGCAAATTAAAATGCAAAAAGCCCGAAGCAACTTATCTTTTGTGGATAGACTGTAGTGCGCTTTGTTATGATGATGCAGAATTAAACCGCCGTATAAAAAAAGACGCAAATCTTTGGCTTGATCCTGGCAATATTTTTGGAGCAGAAGGAAAAATGTTCCAGCGGATAAATGTTGCAACCAGCCGAGAATATCTGCAGCGGGGGTTGGAGCGTTTTGTTGAAATTCTCTGA